In Dasypus novemcinctus isolate mDasNov1 chromosome 8, mDasNov1.1.hap2, whole genome shotgun sequence, the genomic stretch TCAACTACAAGTTCCTTGAGAGAGGAAAGcatgttttatacttttaaaaacataattcctAGTGTCTAACTCAATACCCCAAACATTGTAGGAACtcaggttgatttttttttctgtcaaaaGTCTCAGTAAGAGGATGAAATAGCCCTCATTACTTAACATCTAGGATTCTTTCGTTGATTGATAtgtgttgttgttgtgttttgctCATCAATTTCTTTGACTCCCCAAACTTAACAACTCCTGGGCTCAAAGGAAAAATCTCTAGCCAACAGATGTACATTTATTTGACAACCATATTAAGGTACTAGTGACCTCTCCTGGAAAAATCAATGTATAGTCCTTACGGTTCTTTTTTCTTACTAAATGAAGAAACTGGAGGGATGAAGATGTTCTGCTTCTCTAGGGGCACAGATATCAAGCTTAAAAGTTCCAAATCCTCCAAGCCCTGGGTAGATGTTTTACTGCTGATGACGAGATCTGACTGATGATTATTTTTAATACGTGATTCCAAAGGTGTATTTTATGTCATCCATGGAGATTTACTCtccaatggaggaaaaaaatactcTTATATTGAGTATTATAAAAGTATTATAATACTTTCATAGTAAAATTGACCACCAAATTCTGATCATCACTAAATTTACTCCTCCTATTAAAAAGTATTTCCTCTATGAATCTCTTCTTATTGGGTCACTACTTGACGACCGAATAGTTAGCATTGGTAAGCCGGGCTCCTAGAAAGAGCTCCTGGCTTAGAAGTAGATGATCAGGCTCCAGTCCCAGCCCAGACACTCGCTGTGATCTGGGGCTAATCACTGAACTACCAGCCTTCACTTCCGAAATTGGGACAAAACGGGGATCATAAAAGCCACTTTTATCATTAACTAAATAAGATTCAGTGCTTCAGCACAATTCCAAGCACATGAAATTAATTCAACAGTTTAATACACTTCCTCATCCAATTCTCCCAAAGTCCTAACTAAACCTAAACATTCATCCGGTTTCTAACTGGGCCAGGAACTGAGCAGAGGCAGAGAGCGGGCTTGCGCTTGCCTTGCCCAGGAACCGCCATCCCGGCACGCAGATTGGGGGTGGCTTGGCCCCCCGCACCGAGACCAACAGCGGACTCGGGAGCTGGAGGGCGTGTCGCCCACGTTTCTCCCTCTGGCGAGAGGAATGCGCAGGAGCTGGATGAAGGCAAAGCGAAGCACGGGCTGGAGGGGTCGAGCGCCGGGTCACGGCAGCGGACCCCAGTTTGCATCTACCTCCTACCGGGGGTGTGACCGAGGCAGTGGGAGCAGAAACAAAATGGCGGCGGCGGGGGGTCAAGCCCGCAGGGGCCCTCGGAAACGGAAGGCGGGCGGGGACGAGAGTGGGCGGGCTGCTCTCCCGGAAGTGCCTCCGGGCCTGGTACTGGCGCGCGGCCCGCCTTCCCGGGGTTCCCGCTGCGCTGTCCTCCCCCGGGTGGCTGCTTCCGAGCGCGGAATGTGGATGCGGAACGGCGAGGCGCAGAGGGACCTTGGACTTAGCCCCGCTTTGGAAGGACGTGTCACTCTTCACACTGGGGGAAGAGAATCTGAGCGGTCGCAAACGTCGTTTCTCAAACCCAAAAGGATAGGACAGAATGTACGCACTCCTGACTCCCAAGGAATCTGCAAAATTCATTGCAGAAAACAGTCGGGATGTGGTCGTCGACGGCGGAGGCGTGCGGAGAGTCGCCGAGCTTCTGCTCGCAAAGGCCTCGGGGCCGGAGCTGCTCGTAGGGGGGTGGAAGGACCTTCACGAATTGAATCCCAGAGCGGCCGACGAGGCCGCGGTTAACTGGGTGTTCGTGGCAGACACGCTCAATTTCTCCTTTTGGTCGGAGCACGACGAGCGCAAGTGTCTGGTGGGGTTCAGGGGGAGAACGTATAGTGGGTACTGGTCCCTGTGCGCCGCGATCAACAGAGCCCTCGACGAAGGTTAGTGCCTCTTCTCTCCGTCGGACCCAGCAGCCTTTGAGGTTTCAGTTTAGTCGGGGTCCCAAGGAGCGGGTTGGGAGATGGAATCATGTTTTAATAAGGCGGACCTGCAATTCTTCACTGCCTGCCGCTCTATGAGAAGAGGCTGACGTTGAATCCTTATTCAGTGGGAAATGATCCTCATGTTTGCCATTATTACAGCATAAGCATAAAGGCAGATTTCTAAAGAATACCACTTTGATGACACCTCAAGGACAAAGGAACAGGTATTAGGGAACATTTTACGCAGTGAAAATGCATCTGATGTAATATTGCATTTGTTAGAAGTGATTACTaagtacagaaatagaaaataaaggttCTGCttctgatttattattattcatatGTGGTGCATTCCTGTAACATAATTTGGTTTCATATTAATTGTACGTTGTAAAAACATGGGTCTAATGAAGATAAAAGTATGACATTattcctctgatttttttttttttttctccctgaagGGATACCGATAACTAGTGCCTCATATTATGCCACTATGACCCTGGAACAGGTTCGGCATGTACTCCGTTCTGACACAGAAGTTCCTATGCCCTTGATAGAAGAGAGGCATAAGATTCTCAATGAAACCGGGAAAATTCTGCTTGAAAAGTTTGAAGGCTCTTTTCTTAATTGTGTCCGAAAAAGTGAAAAAAGCGCACAGAAATTACTGCACCTGATAGTTGAAAACTTTCCTTCTTACAGAGATGCGACTCAGTTTGAGGTGAGTTGCCTTCTGTTGGGGATTTAGAATTCTTAATTATTCTCTCAGAGTTAACTCTCCTACTTCCGGTACTACTTTTgagaataaaaacttaaaatttgaaTTATGTTCCCTGTGgacaaagaaaggacaaaaaagaacaaaattaaacaGTATTTCAAAGACATCTTTTGTCTAATTAggtatatttcatttattcttgacTTTTGTCCCTTTTCCTTTGTACTTTAAAGTGTTTCAAACCTAAAaaacactggaccctccatatgatgtCACTGGGGAATAATGAGGTTCTTTTAGTACTTCAAAATTTTTACTTCATTAGATGAAAATCAGTATATATGCTAAATATCTAGTCTCTAgtaaaaagtctttttttaccAAGTTCTAATGTACGTGTCTTCTTCATCATACACAATATACTTTAACAATATTTGCTTTATGATACAAGccatttttataatattctccCAATGTGCACCTGGATTTGGTTTTTGTAAAATTCGTTTAGAAATTCTTTCTATCACTGTGTATTTTAACTGCCACAGAATTGAAAGCAAATTCAGAGGAATCACATAATGTAAATCTACTGAATAAGTTAATGAGTACATATAACAAattggaaaatttaaaacttatccTGTAATTACAATTCGACAATTAAAATTGCCAGTAATATTGTTCACATCACTCTTTCTGATTTACAAGGtgtttacacattttcctttgagCCATGGGACAGCTCTGAGAGACCTAAGGATTAGcagcattgttttctttttttgcataccAGGACCAAAGTCTAAGAGGTCAAATAGTTTCACTAAGGACATTTACTCAAATAGCTAGCCTTTCGATTCTCTGCTTTGTCACTGAGAAACCTAGTTATGGATGTCAGTTAAGATTCTTTTAGTTTCAAGTGACCAATACACAATTAGAAAAAAGCTTAAGCAGaaagtgaaatttttaaatgggtggtgggggcaggggtatAACTGATTCAAGAACCTCCAGGACCAGGGACTCAAATGCCATCAGGGTTCTGTTTCTCATCTTTGCTTCCATGGTACAAAGGCagttataattgttttaatattttatttgctcaGATTATCATTCATTTTTAGACATAAGAACAAATTAATAGagttagaaaattttaatttatggaTTTAGACCAGTGGTTTCCAAATCTGGCTGTGCCCCATAATCATTTAGAAAGCTTAAAATTAAGATGTATTTCCAAGCCCCACACTCAAAGATTCTACTCAATAGGTAaaagaaagtgggaaaaaaaaaatttttttaatgctttttaggTGACTCTGATTTTGAATATACAATAAGTAAAAGTCCTAATTAACTAATCTGCTTCCTTAGGCATTCATGTTTACTCTAACATCTATGTATACCTAATGTTATTCCATTAGgtaacattttatttacttttttttttaagatttattttatttatgtgtcccctcccccccccccgccccgttgtctgctctctgtgtcctttcactgtgtggtcttctgcgttctcttgcattatccagctccactgggaaactgtctcttttttgttgagtcacttACTaagtcagctcttcatgtgtgcggcgccactcctgggcaggctgcgctttcttcacgcagggcacactccttgtgtgtggagcacccctatgtagcatggcactccttgtgcacagcagcactgcatgtgggccagcttatcacaccagtcaggaggccctggggatcaaaccctgggccttccatatggtaggtggatgctctatcagttgagccacatccgcttcccttattcactcttaaaacatttgtagtCTTTGAACTTTCTGTTTGTTCATGTTAAATATGAACAAATTGAAGAATTTGTTGACGAAAGTTAATTCATCATTGTAGAGTTTTTAACTGATTATTTTTACAAAGtacaattttgaaaatgtatttacAAAGCAAATTACAGAATGCATAGAGAataattattttggaatttacTAGTATTTTCAGTGATATCAGTTAATAGGTTAGTGACATCAGCTAATAGTTTAGAGACCCATAATTTGATTATTAAAACCATAATCAGcttattaagaaaacattttataggtaacttgaatttatttttagattcctcacttgaattgtattttttgttctgtttgtctttttaaattatacTGTGATCTAATCTTTACAATTTTCTTAGATCAAGCACTGATTTTGTTATATAACTTTGGTCCCTAGGTTTTTCATTTTGCTCTATGAATCTTATTAAATATAGCAAATATAACTTCTATCTGTTGTATTAAACTTTATAGTATAATAATTGTGTTTGATACTTCagattttataaatttaatgtgttACTGTTTTATTAACTAGACTTGAACTAGAAACCTGGTTAGCATATGGAAGTTCAGTTTATATAGAGAAATCATTGCCAGGTTGTTGTATTTGGATAGATTTGAGATATAAGTTTATGGCATTATGTAAGGATGCTTTTCAATGGTGATTTGTTCCCCCAgcactatttttaatttatagacTTTACATCATGTTGAAAAATGAGCATGTGTGTTTGGCTGGGAAACAAGATCCTGAATTTCTTAATAATGGCCTTAGAAAATTTACTTGGTAAAAGTAGATCCAAATCTGTATCAATAGATATACCTTAATGTTAGATTATTTCTCATTAGGACAGAATAtcattgatgttttctttgtaaataaaggaatctatattattttcttatagaACTCCTATTCTAGATGTTGCTTGAggaatttaatttcattttttatttagttattcatgttatttattaaaatgttcttcaaGGTGGTCAGGGTATATTTTGGGAACCAGTAATATCAATTATTTCTGTTTAGCAGATAAGCAGTTGTGCAAAGATGACTTGAGGTAATTACCATTGGTATTTGAACTAGGAATAGGTTGTacttatctgtcatatttttttcatagccTGTACTCATCTTCATTTGTAGTTTTTCAGAGTATTCCTGAGTTAAATTATAATCCATCATCTTACAACATTTGgttgaatttgtttctttcatgTAAAAATGTAGTTGTTTGGTTTGTCTTGGATATGGACTTACATATTaactttgacattttaaaaactggtagACTTGATTTATTCTGGTTCtttatcatttatgtatttatctctggcataaatttaatttaatcctatTATTTGAAACAGTTAAAATTAACGTGATTACCTTCAGAAATGAGAGTAGGgatgattattttcttctttatactctTCTGTATTTTATACAATTAATGTGACTTTCTATCGTAATCAAAGTCTTAATAGATATATAATTTAAGAAACTTCCAAAAGTAATATGATCTAGCTGTTAATAATAatctggggagtggatatggttcaagcggttgagtgcctgcttcccacatgggaggtcccagattcagtccctggtgcctcctaaaaacagaaaaacagcaagcaaacaaatgaaaaaaccagctcagcaGAGGcagtgtggcttagtggttgagcaccagcttcccacatatgaggtcccagtttcagtcccTAGCCATGGACctcaaaaataacaacaaaaaaaccattgGCTTATGGTGCGGCATAGAAATATGTATATGAACTAATGCCATTGAAAAAGAAACACTAAATAGTATCCTGATTACGTAAGTTATATTTTATGTGCCTTGAAAAAATAGGAAGTTTGGAGTGATATAGATAATTTAATGCTTCTAGACCTTTTTTCCTCCCCTGTAAAAAACTGTAAATTTTTACCAGCCAAGTAAGAAAGATTATCTGCTCTCAAAAAAAAAGTCCTCTCTGTGTGCCTTTTTTTTGTATAACATACATCAAGTTTTCAGATACCCAGGTAGCATTTATATGTTCTTCATTTATCAGGGAaagaggatttctttttataaacgGGCCCAAATCCTTGTGGCAGATACATGGAGTGTATTAGAAGGAAAAGGCGATGGCTGCTTTGAGGACATCTCCAGTATCACCATGTTTGCTGACTATAGATTACCTCAGGTTCTTGCTTATCTTGGGGCTCTGAAATACTCTGATAAACTACTGAAGAAGCTTCTCAAAGGTTTGTAGCCTTAATTAATTCTTTGTTATACTATGAACTGTTGAATCTCCATTTAGTTTTGTTAACAGTCTCCATTGCTTTTACTATTTGTTGTTGaaagtatatttaaagaaaaatgcaagAGCAATTAAAGTATGGGaaaattgctttttttgttgtttaactgTGAAATATGGATATGTGGAAAAGTGTTCTATTTGAACATGTTTAATTCCAGAGCCTAATAATAAAATGAGGTCTAAATTTATATTATGTGAAGGTGTACAAACACTATCCCAGTTCATAAAGTTTTTATTTGAAGAGTGCTAAGCTGAAGAGCACACCGCATTGTGATGTAAAGGGTGGGCTGAGATATGGGTAGTATGTACTAGAGTTGGAGTTAGGAGACTTCAAAATCTGCCACTGGTTTATCAGGCACAAGTCACTCACTCTcctgatttatttattcaccatTATTGGAGTAGATCATTGGTTCTCAAGAATGGGAGTAGAGGTAAATTGGGTTGAGATGAGATTGTGTGAAAattagtcttttgttttttaaacattagagaaattgtacCATTTTTCTAACATGTGACTTTTCAAATCGGTGTGGTATTTTctgctacttttttcttttttttataagaaAGTGGCTTTTATGATTGAATTATTTTCTCTTGTGAAATAGATATAAATCTCTGAAGATCAAAATAACACAGTTCCATTATTCCTATGGTTGGTTCTACCAGGTGTTATGTTGCCTCAGGCAGTTCAGTTTGTCCCTGTTTCCTCATGTAAGAAACAGCATGTTATTTTATGTGGTAATGTTCACTTCCTGGGTCATTAATTGTTGGATACCTTTGAAAAGGACAACATTTACCTGTTATGGTTTTACATAGCCATATCCAGCTGGTCTTTTTTTTCAGATCATGTATACACTGCTCATTCCTATCTCTAAGCAttagactttttattttgaaatatttctagacttaaaggacagttgcaaaaacagTGCAAACAGCATGCAGAGAATTCCAGCATACCCCTACTCTCACCAGATACCTAGTCCACCAATTTATcaatttgccacatttgccattaACATTtatatcattctctctctctttctttctcttctgagcATTGGAAAGTAGGTAGCACACATCATAtttcttgaacacataatacttccatgtacatttcctgcaGACAAGGATATTAACTTATGTAATCACGTTAAATGCAGTCATcgagttcaagaaatttaacattgatgcacgcttacattctatattccagttttttcttatATCCCAACAATGCCTTGGAGACATTTCTCCTCCAAGCTTATATCCTGTCCAGGATCATGAATTGTAtataattgtcattatctctaggtccatccacccattcatccatccttcttccttccctccctccctccctctcttccttccttttgttgtggaaacatatatacaaaataaatcttcccatctcagcCCCTCCTAAGCATACCCtttagtgggattaatcacagtCACAGTGTTGCggtaccaccatccattactataACTCTCCTTTCATCCCCAACAGAAACCCTATaatcattttgcattaacttcccattgccCCTGCCACTCATCCCTGGTAACTTGTaccctactttctgtctctatgagtttgcattttctcaagtattttctttttggttactatgggtcttaaatttaacatcctaaatccataacaatctcatttgctttaatACCAACTTAACAATTTTAATAGCAAACAAACTACTTTTTATACCCCTCTATTCCTCCCCCCCTTTGtagttcttgtcataaattacataTTCATACATTGTAAGTCCAAAATCATTGATTTATCATTGTATTTTATACATTCACCTTTTAGATCTtgaaggaagtaaaaagtagaataACAAAAATGCAACAGTActgatatttatatttacccacatcATTATATATGGGAGATCTTTATTTGTTCAAGTGGCTTCAGTCACTTGTCTGTTTGCCTttccttactttctttttttttttttaatgtttattttttattattttttattttttgtctttatttttttaatgttacatttaaaaaatatgaggtccccatgtacctggcctttcctttcaatctgctgAACTCCCTTTTGCATTTCTTGAAGGACTGGTTtagtggtgatgaagtccctCGGTTTTtatttatctaggaatgtctcaatgcctacttcttttttttttttttttttttttttttagatttaacctgggcctcatatgtggaaaggtgatactcaaccactgagctcacTGACTCTCCcaagttgtttgtttgtttgttttgtttttacgaggtcctgggaatcgaacttgggatcttgtacatgggaagcaggcactcaatcacttgagctacatccgcttccacctgcctcattttttttttaaagatttattttatttgtttttctacccttcccccccattgttgtgtgttcttctgtgtccacttgtattctcagcagcaccgagaatctgtgtctttttgttgtgtcatcttgctgcattagctctctgtgtgcggtaccactcctgtgagggctgcacttttcttgcaccAGGCGGCCcaatgcagggcgcactccttgcatatggggctcccctgtgtgggggacacccccgtgtggcatggaactccttgcacgcaacactgctgcatgtgggccagctcaccacatgggccaggagaccctgggtttgaaccctggaccctccatatggtaggtggaatgctctatcagttgagccacatccgtttcccatgcctcattttttaaagaccgttttgtatattttagtatataaaattttgctggatacaaaattcctggttggcagttgtttgctttcagcactttaattaTGTCCTCCCACTGACTTCTTgtccacaatgtgtatattggtgcacttgatggtTCTTCAAGTTCTGTTTacctttcttcattccttcttctaCTTCTCAGACTGGATGGTTTCACTCGTCATATCTttaggttcactgattctttcttttgccggCTCCAATTTGCTGTCAAACTTCTCtagggaacttttttttttttaattggagaggTCATAgggttacaaaacaatcatgcataaaatacaggattcccatatatcacgcCACCGACAACAACCTTGcgttgtggaaaatttgttacagttgatgatagtatatttttataattgtgctaataattaaagtccatggtttaacctagggttcattgtttgtgtggtatagttccatattttttttaaaaattttattttaccatatatacaatctaacatttccccttttagtcatattcaaatatatatttcagtgctgttaattgcattcacaatgttgtgctaccatcactgccatctattaccaaaacatttccatcatttcaaataggaaccctgtacactTTAAGCCGTGACTTCCCTTTACCTATCcgcaccctgtcccctggtaacctatatcctagattctgactttatgactttgcttattctaattgtttcaaatcagtgagctcatgcaacatttgtccttttgtttctggcttatttcacttaacatgatgtcttcagggttcatccatattgttgcttCTATgaggatttcatttcttcttatggctgaataattttccattgtctgtatataccacattttgcttaaccattcattagttgatggacccttgggttacctccatcttttgacaattgtgaataatgctgctatgaacataagtatgcagatatctattcaagcccctgcttttaattcttttgggtatatacctagtaatggggttgctgggtcatatggtagttctattcttagctttctgaggaaccactacactgtcttccaaagtggctgtgctattttacattgccaccagcaattaAGAAGTGTCctatttttttccactttctctccaacacttattttccttttttttttttttttaatagcagccattctaatggatgtgaaatggtatctcattgtggttttgatttacatttgcctgatggctaatgatgttgagcattttttatttgctttctggccatttgtatgtctttggagaatgtctattcaagcctttttcatgttttttaattgggtctcTAGGGAATTGTCTAAGTTTGCCACAAGGCTGCTGATGGAGAGTActgaaatgggttggattttataatgggaaatttattaggggtaaaaacctacagttccaaggctactaaatgtccaaatcaaagcactatcagagatgttttctcaccaaagttagctagTATTGATCCtcgtgtcctgccacatggcagtcaggcaagatggcaggtctgctggcctctctctcctttctccttgaaCCCAGCTGTGGCGAATCAGTTAGGACTCCTTGGGCCTCAACTCCTTGATCTTCTTGCAGCTTAGCTTCTCGAGCTTAGCTGTGAGTGAACCTGTagcctttctctcacatggcaggatcaaatatggcatagctcccttttcctgtgtgtgtgtgtgtctctctctctgtctccatatATATCAGCTCTAAtgagaaggcagagactcaacttgagtcatgcctcactgacatagtccagttaAAAAAGGTCtcagacccacaggaatggattaattcaaaaacataatctttttctttttgatactCATAAAAGAACTTCCAACTGTCACAGGAATTTCAAATTTCTGCTACTATGGTCTTCAGCCCTGTTTGGAtcctttttcataatttgtctctattgatattctctttttgttcgcctataattttcctgatttcctttagttttttgtccatgttttccattAGTTATCTGAGCTTATtttaggaacttttttttttttttaagtcttttaaagTCCTGGGTCTGATCCTCCTCTCATTGGTTTCTAAGGTTTTAACCTTCTCCTTTGCGTGGGCtgtcacttcctgtttctttgtatgttttttaacCTTTTGTTTAAACCTGaaaaatttgatattttaaagtgttattgttgaaatttagactctgaggcatctgttccacAAGGTTGTATCTAGGTAATATTATGATAGAACTTTCTTggaatgccaggagctaaaaacaacaccaaaaaaaaaagtgaaaaagaaaacaccgTTCCCAGTCTTTGCTGTTTGACCTATGGGAGTGCTTTttttcagggcttatccatatgATGGAGTTTAGAGaacagctccaggccaaagcatggGGTCTCCATGATCCTTTCTGAGCATGCCTCTTCTCTTGGGCATGCAcctgtggccctaggaattctgttttatttttttttgttttttaggaagtactggggattgagcccaggacctcgtgcatgggaaacaggtgctcaaccactaaactacaacttctccccaatgagagttggttttttcttttgtttgttttgtttttaggaagtaccaagaATCAAACCTGcaacctcatacatgtgaagcagctGCTTAGCCacgtgagctacatccactcccccctagGGATTCCTTTTACATGGATACAAACATCCCCACTTCCCTAGGAATGTTTCCTCGTGGTTGCAG encodes the following:
- the QNG1 gene encoding queuosine 5'-phosphate N-glycosylase/hydrolase, with the protein product MYALLTPKESAKFIAENSRDVVVDGGGVRRVAELLLAKASGPELLVGGWKDLHELNPRAADEAAVNWVFVADTLNFSFWSEHDERKCLVGFRGRTYSGYWSLCAAINRALDEGIPITSASYYATMTLEQVRHVLRSDTEVPMPLIEERHKILNETGKILLEKFEGSFLNCVRKSEKSAQKLLHLIVENFPSYRDATQFEGKRISFYKRAQILVADTWSVLEGKGDGCFEDISSITMFADYRLPQVLAYLGALKYSDKLLKKLLKGEMLSYGDRQEVEIRGCSLWCVELIRDCLLELIEKKGEKTSGEINSVLLDYYLWDYARDHREDMKGIPFHRTRCIYY